From candidate division WOR-3 bacterium:
GGCTGGAGATACTTACCTCTGGCTGCGATTCCGCTTTTTACATCGTCACCAGTTCGGGTGAGAGTTTGCCCGGCTGGCCCAAACGGCATTTTCCCACCTACTGGTTGCCGGACCAGGGCAGCCATGCCTTTATTGAAGGCAGGATTCCGATGTCAAAGACACCGCAGTTGGGCGACATCGACCAGGATGGGCTCTTAGAGATAATGATGACCGGCTCTGACGGCAGGTTTTACTTCTGGAACACCGGGGCACTTGTAGATTTAGCCCGAATGCCTGTGCCCACCTATCACATTGACCAAAAGCGAACCGGCTGGTACCGCAAGACGCCAATCGGGGTGGAGGAGAGTCCGGTTCTGCGATTGGGAGGCTCTGCTACTGCTATAGTCAGGAGTTTCCTATTGCTACCGGAAATGGAAAAAGGGATACTGCTTGACATTTCCGGTCGCAAGGTGCTCGACCTTAAATCTGGTGAAAATGACCTCCGCTCTCTTGCCCCCGGGGTATATTTTGTCGCATCTTCAAGCGACGATGTCACAAGGGTCAGCAAAGTGCTGATTGTCCGGTAAGGGCTTCAGGGAGAAGGAAGGATGAGGTTCGTTCTTCGGTCCTTACCTCTGAGCCTTTACTGCGGAATAATCGCCTTTGGCTTTTCCATAACGCCGGCGCAGATTCAGACCCGGACGGTCCTTTTACCTGACAGCCTTGCCGGTGTTGTCAATGCCCAGTGGGTCCTTTACGAACCCCAAAACGACAAAATCTTTATTGCCGGCAATCTGGGCAAATGTCTGCTGGTAATGAGTGGTGAAACGCTAGAAAGAATTAAAAGATTACCGATGCCCGCCGGTATCAGGACGATGGCGCTGGATTCGGTGCGCAGGCGGGTCTATGTGCCGATTTTTGATTCCAGCCTGGTGGTGATTGTTGACGCCGAACAAGACAGCATTCTCCGCCGTTTGCCGACCGCGTGGGCACCATCAGCCATTGCCTTCAGTGCCCGCACCAATCGGATGTATGTTTCCTGTCTTTTTTCTGACAGTCTGGTGGTGATCGATGCCGAAAGTATGGCTGTTCATCGTTATATCCGGCTCATCAGAGGTTTGAGTTCAATAGCGGTCAATACTCAAGCGGGTAAGGTTTATCTTGCCAGTGTTTCCCATGACTCGGTCTGGGTTATTGACGACAGCACCGGTGCGGTCCTTAAGGTGGTGCCGGTGGCAGATGCCCCCTGTTATCTGGAGGCAGCGCCGGAACTGAACATGGCCTTCTGCGCCTGCCGTAACGCTGATGAGGTGTGCGTGATTGATGGCGATAATGACTCTGTTATTGCCCGGATTGTAACTGGCGATGTGCCTCAGAATATGCTCTTTAATCCGGACAATCAATGTCTTTATGTTGCAAACTGGCAGGACACCTCGGTTTCAGTGATTGATGCGGTAACTAACAGCCTAATTACAGACATCCCGGTTGGCATCAATCCGATTACGCTCGCTCTTGCCCCTGCTGAGAGTTCGGTTTACTGCACCAACCGGACCTCAAACACTGTCAGTGTGATTGACTGCCGGACAAATCAAGTGAAGGCAACGGTGCCGGTTGGAACTACTCCTCTGGCAATGACCTTTATATCCCGGCATAACCGGATTGCATCTATCGGTGAGGTTGATAACCGGCTGGTTGTGCTGGATTGCGCCACAAATGAGATTGCGGCTGAGAGTTTTGTCGGTCTTTCACCCTTTCACCTCTCACGAATAGCAGCAGCGGGCAAACTTTTCTGTGCCTGTCCGCAGAGCGATGTGGTTGCGGTTTTGGATGATGAAACTGGCGATGCGCGGCTCATCAGGGTCAGAGGCGGACCCTGGCGGGTTCTCCCGGTAAATGGAGAGAAGGTTTACACCAACCTCAGAAACGGTAACGGCGTCGGCGTGATTGATGTCAATACCGATTCCTTGGTCAAGACCATTGCAGTTGGTGTTGACCCGGCATTTCTCTGTTTACTCACCTCCCATAACAAGGTTTATTGTGCCAATGCCGGCAGCAGGAGCGTGAGTGTCATTGACCCCGAACGGGACTCGGTTATCGCCACGGTTGGGGTTGGGTATAATCCAGAACCGATGGCAGCGTTGAACAACTTAGGCAAGGTGTATGTTGTCAATCGGGGTGAAAGTCCGGGCACGGTGAG
This genomic window contains:
- a CDS encoding cytochrome D1 domain-containing protein gives rise to the protein MRFVLRSLPLSLYCGIIAFGFSITPAQIQTRTVLLPDSLAGVVNAQWVLYEPQNDKIFIAGNLGKCLLVMSGETLERIKRLPMPAGIRTMALDSVRRRVYVPIFDSSLVVIVDAEQDSILRRLPTAWAPSAIAFSARTNRMYVSCLFSDSLVVIDAESMAVHRYIRLIRGLSSIAVNTQAGKVYLASVSHDSVWVIDDSTGAVLKVVPVADAPCYLEAAPELNMAFCACRNADEVCVIDGDNDSVIARIVTGDVPQNMLFNPDNQCLYVANWQDTSVSVIDAVTNSLITDIPVGINPITLALAPAESSVYCTNRTSNTVSVIDCRTNQVKATVPVGTTPLAMTFISRHNRIASIGEVDNRLVVLDCATNEIAAESFVGLSPFHLSRIAAAGKLFCACPQSDVVAVLDDETGDARLIRVRGGPWRVLPVNGEKVYTNLRNGNGVGVIDVNTDSLVKTIAVGVDPAFLCLLTSHNKVYCANAGSRSVSVIDPERDSVIATVGVGYNPEPMAALNNLGKVYVVNRGESPGTVSVIDGSTNSVIGEITVGQRPRDIVAATRYNKVYVVNDLSNDVTVINALNDTVIATVPVGLFPWAICYNDKDGKVYVANLMQGTVSVIDCETNQKVRDITVGGGPQVLLWTSYPSSLVFCVNGSVQTVSVIDGKTDSVIATLPVGEYPCALEQADDLVWVANRNSSSLTAIFNLPVFLAEQRGFSLSGFNPTFLRALPLVKDGEIFDAQGRKVQPETKGGIGVFFIRKRQEKGWGREKVIVVH